One window from the genome of Hippocampus zosterae strain Florida chromosome 7, ASM2543408v3, whole genome shotgun sequence encodes:
- the LOC127604148 gene encoding neuronal pentraxin-2-like isoform X2, whose translation MGRDVSHPGLEISSAKHIRGATYVVFLTLHSLVTCYFLFCSEASASLLGTEHDYGTSPKFVCIPIPPEADPSCYSPPSVPHGPSANGHTNGHGSRILISDEAKTTILHLRESLVRQKETILDQRETIRELTAKLTLCEGFGGHHSNGHHNDHYDNHHNNHHDDHHDNHHDSHSSHHGSYHGSDHHFSHGSSHRSDPHHWDSHAKHGSFSPEQTGKTLQTLKERLENLQARNSSSSYSSSLRELLQRKINALEEQLRSYHDDHHDDHHDDHHDDHHDNHHDDHHRDNHHDDDHHDNRHDDHHDDHREEHHGNGRHNDYHSSHRRSHHSNHHSDHHTRHTDPRYNHRDWHGSSRHSGRYVNHHSNPYGHRDNHHGSHHEGHRDDHHDDRHGARHDNHGDGHHDHHDDHHDDHRRLPQRLPFSSKETSMRNAGHSKLESVLSQLHHGPSEHGGHKRLKSSGAFLLDFPMRTNYMYARMKRSLATELFALTVCLRLKVGDGPGMGTPFSYAVPGQANELVLIEWGTNPMELLVNDKAVTLPVTMSDRKWHHVCVTWATRDGVWEVYQDGARKGSGQNLAAWHAIKPGGMFLLGQEQDTLGGGFDVTQSFTGELSDVHVWSRVLTPSEIHGQASCGAHIPGDVVSWEEEGVELHGGLAEFPFDPCP comes from the exons ATGGGGAGAGACGTCAGTCATCCGGGTCTGGAGATTTCGTCTGCAAAGCACATACGGGGTGCCACATATGTCGTTTTCTTAACCTTACACTCACTCGTTACCTGCTACTTCCTGTTTTGCTCTGAAGCATCGGCGAGCTTGCTGGGCACGGAGCACGACTACGGCACCAGCCCCAAATTTGTGTGCATTCCCATCCCCCCAGAAGCAGACCCCAGCTGCTACTCCCCACCCAGCGTGCCCCACGGGCCCAGCGCCAACGGCCACACCAATGGCCACGGCAGTCGAATCCTGATCTCGGATGAGGCCAAGACCACCATCTTGCACCTCCGTGAGAGTCTGGTGAGGCAGAAGGAGACCATTCTGGACCAGCGCGAAACCATCAGGGAGCTTACAGCCAAGCTCACCTTGTGCGAGGGCTTCGGTGGTCACCACAGCAACGGCCATCACAACGACCATTACGACAACCACCACAACAATCATCACGACGACCATCACGACAACCACCACGACAGCCACTCTTCACATCACGGGTCCTATCACGGCAGCGATCACCACTTCTCTCATGGCAGCAGCCACAGGTCAGACCCCCATCACTGGGATTCGCATGCCAAACATGGTTCCTTCTCGCCGGAGCAGACAGGGAAGACCCTGCAGACGCTGAAGGAACGTCTGGAGAACTTGCAG gCAAGGAACTCTTCCAGCTCCTACTCCAGCTCCTTGAGAGAACTCCTCCAGCGCAAAATCAACGCTCTGGAGGAGCAGCTGCGCAGTTA CCACGACGATCACCACGACGACCACCACGACGACCACCACGACGATCATCACGACAATCACCACGACGACCACCACCGTGACAATCATCACGATGACGATCACCATGACAATCGTCACGATGACCACCACGATGACCACCGCGAAGAACACCATGGTAACGGTCGCCACAACGACTACCACAGCAGCCACCGCAGGAGCCATCACTCCAACCACCACAGCGACCACCACACTCGACATACCGATCCTCGCTACAACCACCGCGACTGGCACGGCAGCAGCCGCCATTCTGGCCGCTATGTCAACCATCACAGCAACCCGTACGGCCACCGCGACAATCACCACGGGAGTCATCACGAAGGCCACCGCGACGATCACCACGACGATCGTCACGGCGCTCGTCACGACAATCACGGCGACGGTCACCACGATCACCATGACGATCACCACGACGACCACCGCCGCCTCCCTCAGCGACTTCCATTCAGCAGCAAAGAAACAAGCATGCGTAATGCCGGACACAGCAAACTGGAGTCCGTCCTCAGCCAGTTGCACCACGGCCCCTCTGAGCATG GAGGCCACAAGAGGCTGAAGAGCTCCGGTGCCTTCCTATTGGACTTCCCCATGAGGACCAATTACATGTATGCCAGGATGAAGCGCTCCCTCGCAACCGAGCTTTTCGCCCTCACAGTCTGCCTGCGCCTGAAGGTGGGCGACGGCCCCGGGATGGGCACGCCGTTCTCCTACGCCGTGCCGGGCCAGGCCAACGAATTGGTGCTCATCGAGTGGGGTACCAACCCAATGGAGCTGCTAGTCAACGACAAG GCGGTGACTTTGCCAGTCACAATGAGCGACAGGAAGTGGCACCACGTGTGTGTGACATGGGCCACGCGTGACGGCGTGTGGGAGGTCTACCAGGACGGGGCCAGGAAAGGATCGGGTCAGAACCTGGCGGCCTGGCACGCCATCAAACCTGGAGGGATGTTTCTTCTCGGACAAGAGCAG GACACCCTGGGCGGCGGCTTCGACGTGACGCAGTCGTTTACAGGCGAGCTGTCAGACGTGCACGTGTGGTCGCGAGTGCTGACGCCGTCCGAGATCCACGGGCAGGCGTCGTGCGGGGCCCACATTCCGGGTGACGTTGTATCGTGGGAGGAGGAAGGCGTGGAGCTGCACGGCGGCCTGGCAGAGTTCCCCTTCGACCCTTGCCCCTGA
- the LOC127604284 gene encoding LOW QUALITY PROTEIN: vesicle-associated membrane protein 2-like (The sequence of the model RefSeq protein was modified relative to this genomic sequence to represent the inferred CDS: deleted 2 bases in 1 codon) yields MRAMSSSLSAFCLSTPTPPSLVVCPGLDYHHRGSDMSTPDVAGTPGAPDSEGGPLAAAPNLTSNRRLQQTQAQVDEVVDIMRVNVDKVLERDQKLSELDDRADALQAGASQFESSAAKLKNKYWWKNCKMMIIMAVVGVLLFGVLFLYFFY; encoded by the exons ATGCGCGCCATGTCCTCATCCCTGAGTGCGTTTTGTCTttcaacccccacccctccatcaCTTGTGGTCTGTCCCGGACTGGATTAT CATCATCGCGGATCCGATAT GTCTACTCCAGATGTAGCAGGAACCCCGGGAGCCCCCGACTCTGAGGGGGGACCTCTGGCCGCAGCCCCGAACCTGACCAGCAACAGGCGACTGCAGCAGACGCAGGCGCAGGTGGATGAG GTGGTGGACATCATGCGTGTGAACGTGGACAAGGTTCTGGAACGCGACCAGAAGTTGTCGGAGTTGGACGACCGCGCCGACGCCCTGCAAGCTGGGGCCTCGCAGTTCGAGAGCAGCGCCGCCAAGCTCAAAAACAAGTACTGGTGGAAAAACTGCAAG atgatgatcATCATGGCGGTGGTGGGCGTTCTTTTGTTTGGCGTCCTCTTCT TGTATTTCTTCTACTGA
- the LOC127604148 gene encoding neuronal pentraxin-2-like isoform X1 → MGRDVSHPGLEISSAKHIRGATYVVFLTLHSLVTCYFLFCSEASASLLGTEHDYGTSPKFVCIPIPPEADPSCYSPPSVPHGPSANGHTNGHGSRILISDEAKTTILHLRESLVRQKETILDQRETIRELTAKLTLCEGFGGHHSNGHHNDHYDNHHNNHHDDHHDNHHDSHSSHHGSYHGSDHHFSHGSSHRSDPHHWDSHAKHGSFSPEQTGKTLQTLKERLENLQARNSSSSYSSSLRELLQRKINALEEQLRSYYRDHHDDDHHDDHHDDHHDDHHDDHHDDHHDDHHDNHHDDHHRDNHHDDDHHDNRHDDHHDDHREEHHGNGRHNDYHSSHRRSHHSNHHSDHHTRHTDPRYNHRDWHGSSRHSGRYVNHHSNPYGHRDNHHGSHHEGHRDDHHDDRHGARHDNHGDGHHDHHDDHHDDHRRLPQRLPFSSKETSMRNAGHSKLESVLSQLHHGPSEHGGHKRLKSSGAFLLDFPMRTNYMYARMKRSLATELFALTVCLRLKVGDGPGMGTPFSYAVPGQANELVLIEWGTNPMELLVNDKAVTLPVTMSDRKWHHVCVTWATRDGVWEVYQDGARKGSGQNLAAWHAIKPGGMFLLGQEQDTLGGGFDVTQSFTGELSDVHVWSRVLTPSEIHGQASCGAHIPGDVVSWEEEGVELHGGLAEFPFDPCP, encoded by the exons ATGGGGAGAGACGTCAGTCATCCGGGTCTGGAGATTTCGTCTGCAAAGCACATACGGGGTGCCACATATGTCGTTTTCTTAACCTTACACTCACTCGTTACCTGCTACTTCCTGTTTTGCTCTGAAGCATCGGCGAGCTTGCTGGGCACGGAGCACGACTACGGCACCAGCCCCAAATTTGTGTGCATTCCCATCCCCCCAGAAGCAGACCCCAGCTGCTACTCCCCACCCAGCGTGCCCCACGGGCCCAGCGCCAACGGCCACACCAATGGCCACGGCAGTCGAATCCTGATCTCGGATGAGGCCAAGACCACCATCTTGCACCTCCGTGAGAGTCTGGTGAGGCAGAAGGAGACCATTCTGGACCAGCGCGAAACCATCAGGGAGCTTACAGCCAAGCTCACCTTGTGCGAGGGCTTCGGTGGTCACCACAGCAACGGCCATCACAACGACCATTACGACAACCACCACAACAATCATCACGACGACCATCACGACAACCACCACGACAGCCACTCTTCACATCACGGGTCCTATCACGGCAGCGATCACCACTTCTCTCATGGCAGCAGCCACAGGTCAGACCCCCATCACTGGGATTCGCATGCCAAACATGGTTCCTTCTCGCCGGAGCAGACAGGGAAGACCCTGCAGACGCTGAAGGAACGTCTGGAGAACTTGCAG gCAAGGAACTCTTCCAGCTCCTACTCCAGCTCCTTGAGAGAACTCCTCCAGCGCAAAATCAACGCTCTGGAGGAGCAGCTGCGCAGTTATTACAGGGACCACCACGATGACGACCACCACGACGACCACCACGACGACCACCACGACGATCACCACGACGACCACCACGACGACCACCACGACGATCATCACGACAATCACCACGACGACCACCACCGTGACAATCATCACGATGACGATCACCATGACAATCGTCACGATGACCACCACGATGACCACCGCGAAGAACACCATGGTAACGGTCGCCACAACGACTACCACAGCAGCCACCGCAGGAGCCATCACTCCAACCACCACAGCGACCACCACACTCGACATACCGATCCTCGCTACAACCACCGCGACTGGCACGGCAGCAGCCGCCATTCTGGCCGCTATGTCAACCATCACAGCAACCCGTACGGCCACCGCGACAATCACCACGGGAGTCATCACGAAGGCCACCGCGACGATCACCACGACGATCGTCACGGCGCTCGTCACGACAATCACGGCGACGGTCACCACGATCACCATGACGATCACCACGACGACCACCGCCGCCTCCCTCAGCGACTTCCATTCAGCAGCAAAGAAACAAGCATGCGTAATGCCGGACACAGCAAACTGGAGTCCGTCCTCAGCCAGTTGCACCACGGCCCCTCTGAGCATG GAGGCCACAAGAGGCTGAAGAGCTCCGGTGCCTTCCTATTGGACTTCCCCATGAGGACCAATTACATGTATGCCAGGATGAAGCGCTCCCTCGCAACCGAGCTTTTCGCCCTCACAGTCTGCCTGCGCCTGAAGGTGGGCGACGGCCCCGGGATGGGCACGCCGTTCTCCTACGCCGTGCCGGGCCAGGCCAACGAATTGGTGCTCATCGAGTGGGGTACCAACCCAATGGAGCTGCTAGTCAACGACAAG GCGGTGACTTTGCCAGTCACAATGAGCGACAGGAAGTGGCACCACGTGTGTGTGACATGGGCCACGCGTGACGGCGTGTGGGAGGTCTACCAGGACGGGGCCAGGAAAGGATCGGGTCAGAACCTGGCGGCCTGGCACGCCATCAAACCTGGAGGGATGTTTCTTCTCGGACAAGAGCAG GACACCCTGGGCGGCGGCTTCGACGTGACGCAGTCGTTTACAGGCGAGCTGTCAGACGTGCACGTGTGGTCGCGAGTGCTGACGCCGTCCGAGATCCACGGGCAGGCGTCGTGCGGGGCCCACATTCCGGGTGACGTTGTATCGTGGGAGGAGGAAGGCGTGGAGCTGCACGGCGGCCTGGCAGAGTTCCCCTTCGACCCTTGCCCCTGA